Proteins co-encoded in one Prunus persica cultivar Lovell chromosome G6, Prunus_persica_NCBIv2, whole genome shotgun sequence genomic window:
- the LOC109949613 gene encoding protein CLAVATA 3 codes for MASRSSMVFCFVFLVALCLVHIAEAASTDCRRIGHGCFGAEAAVFLRQNRKVLAEKEEEEVVAKGVKLHEQAAASAGNFADNGKHNLVGWELRKVPSGPDPLHHNGNSPKKPRNDP; via the exons ATGGCATCCAGATCATCCatggttttctgttttgttttccttgtgGCGTTGTGCTTGGTGCACATAGCGGAAGCTGCAAGCactg ATTGCAGACGCATTGGCCACGGTTGCTTTGGTGCTGAGGCAGCTGTTTTTCTGAGACAAAACAGAAAG GTGCTCGCtgagaaggaggaggaagaagttGTTGCCAAGGGTGTGAAGCTGCATGAACAAGCAGCTGCAAGTGCTGGCAATTTTGCTGATAATGGAAAGCATAACTTGGTTGGGTGGGAGTTAAGGAAGGTtccttctggtcctgatccaCTGCACCACAATGGAAATAGCCCCAAAAAGCCTAGAAATGATCCATAA
- the LOC18773507 gene encoding pentatricopeptide repeat-containing protein At3g46790, chloroplastic, with protein MAMPPPRGLIPFYANLLEACSLSKNLQTVKQLHAKTIRLCISRHDFIRTKLVFSYASCAQLNQANLLFSFCNRQSTFLFNTLIRAHSSQGLFSQSLSIFIRMLAAIKAFDRHTLPVVLKSCAGLLALRLGKQVHGAILVNGFALDLANLNALISMYAKCGELVAARKVFDGMLIRNEISWSAILAGYGMHGVFGEVFELFDRMVEAGERPDAVTFTTILTACSHGGFTEKGREYFGMMEQRFGVKPRLEHYTCMVDMLGRVGRVEEAEELVLGMTVEPDAALWGALLGACRIHGKVEVAERVEQMLYGRLLGVVSLRHLQ; from the coding sequence ATGGCCATGCCTCCTCCTCGCGGCCTCATACCATTCTACGCCAATCTACTCGAAGCCTGCTCTTTGTCTAAGAATCTCCAAACCGTCAAACAGCTCCACGCTAAAACCATAAGACTCTGCATTTCCCGCCACGACTTCATTCGAACCAAGCTCGTTTTCTCCTATGCCTCATGTGCCCAACTGAACCAGGCCAACCTCCTCTTCTCCTTCTGCAATCGCCAATCGACCTTCCTCTTCAACACCCTCATTCGAGCCCATTCGTCCCAAGGTTTGTTCTCTCAATCTCTGTCCATTTTTATCCGCATGCTTGCTGCCATTAAAGCCTTTGACCGCCATACCTTGCCTGTGGTTCTCAAATCTTGTGCTGGGTTATTGGCATTGAGGCTTGGGAAGCAAGTACATGGAGCCATTTTGGTGAATGGGTTTGCCTTAGATTTGGCGAACTTGAATGCGTTGATCAGCATGTATGCCAAGTGTGGTGAATTGGTTGCTGCGCGTAAAGTGTTTGACGGAATGCTCATAAGAAATGAGATTTCTTGGTCAGCAATTTTGGCTGGGTATGGAATGCATGGAGTGTTTGGTGaggtatttgaattgtttgataGGATGGTGGAAGCAGGAGAGAGGCCGGATGCAGTGACATTCACTACAATTTTGACAGCGTGTAGTCATGGCGGGTTCACAGAGAAGGGGAGGGAGTATTTTGGAATGATGGAGCAGAGGTTTGGGGTGAAGCCCAGGTTGGAGCATTATACATGTATGGTGGATATGTTAGGCAGGGTGGGACGGGTGGAGGAGGCAGAGGAGTTGGTTTTGGGGATGACAGTGGAACCAGATGCGGCATTATGGGGCGCATTGTTGGGCGCTTGTAGGATTCATGGGAAGGTAGAGGTAGCTGAGAGAGTGGAACAGATGCTCTATGGAAGGCTACTTGGTGTAGTATCTCTGAGGCATTTACAGTGA
- the LOC109950009 gene encoding pentatricopeptide repeat-containing protein At1g05750, chloroplastic, which translates to MSLPAYTATPVQLLQLPKQPPLILPLPNPSHTTSPNPTHPNKHSFYLEKKTQKPIDPTVSWTSSISHRCRNGQLAEAVAHFIRMRRAGIEPNHITFVTLFSGCAHFPSKGVLFGASLHAYARKLGLDTNDVMVGTAVIDMYAKCGGVDFSRLVFNGLYVKNSMSWNTMIDGYMKNGKVDDAVKLFEQMPQRDAVSWTVLIGGFVKKGQFEQALEWFREMQLSGVEPDYVTLIAVIAACADLGTLGLGLWINRFIMKQDFRDNIRISNSLIDMYSRCGCIGFARQVFESMPKRTLVSWNSMIVGFAVNGHAEEALKFFNLMQKEGFKPDGVSFTGALTACSHAGLVNEGLHYFDNMMRIHRITPRIEHYGCIVDLYSRAGMLEDALKVIEKMPMKPNEVVVGSLLAACRTNGNINLAERLMKYLYELDPGVDSNYVLLANIYAADGRWDGASRVRNTMKALGIQKTPGFSSVEIDCDIHEFVAGDKSHVDAEHIYSTLELLSFELKLCGYVPENIVRESYEFD; encoded by the coding sequence ATGAGTCTTCCCGCGTACACAGCAACCCCAGTCCAACTCCTTCAGCTTCCCAAACAGCCACCACTTATTCTCCCACTTCCAAACCCATCCCACACCACCTCACCCAATCCAACCCATCCCAATAAACACTCTTTCTATCTGGAAAAAAAGACCCAAAAGCCTATAGACCCCACTGTTTCATGGACCTCCTCCATATCCCACCGCTGCCGAAATGGTCAATTGGCTGAAGCTGTTGCGCATTTCATCCGAATGAGACGAGCCGGCATCGAGCCAAACCACATCACATTCGTTACACTTTTCTCCGGCTGTGCCCATTTTCCATCGAAGGGTGTGTTGTTTGGAGCTTCGCTGCACGCTTATGCCCGGAAACTCGGCTTGGATACAAATGATGTGATGGTGGGCACGGCGGTGATTGATATGTACGCAAAGTGTGGTGGGGTGGATTTTTCTAGGCTGGTTTTTAATGGGCTGTATGTGAAGAATTCAATGTCTTGGAATACGATGATTGATGGGTATATGAAAAATGGCAAGGTTGACGATGCGGTCAAGCTGTTTGAACAAATGCCACAGAGAGATGCGGTTTCTTGGACTGTTCTGATTGGTGGCTTTGTCAAGAAAGGTCAGTTCGAGCAAGCGTTGGAGTGGTTTCGGGAGATGCAGCTCTCGGGTGTGGAACCAGACTATGTAACCTTAATTGCTGTAATTGCTGCTTGTGCTGATTTGGGAACGCTTGGATTAGGCTTGTGGATAAATCGGTTTATTATGAAGCAAGATTTTAGAGACAATATTAGGATAAGTAACTCGTTGATTGATATGTATTCTCGATGTGGTTGTATTGGTTTTGCTCGTCAAGTCTTCGAGAGCATGCCCAAAAGGACATTGGTATCATGGAACTCGATGATTGTGGGCTTTGCAGTTAATGGGCATGCAGAGGAAGCTCTCAAGTTCTTCAACCTCATGCAGAAGGAAGGGTTCAAGCCAGATGGGGTCAGCTTCACTGGAGCTCTGACTGCGTGCAGCCATGCCGGTTTAGTCAACGAGGGGCTCCATTACTTTGATAACATGATGAGAATTCATAGAATAACCCCAAGAATTGAGCATTATGGGTGTATAGTTGATCTGTATAGCCGTGCAGGGATGTTGGAAGATGCCCTGAAAGTAATCGAAAAGATGCCAATGAAGCCAAATGAAGTTGTGGTGGGTTCTTTGCTAGCTGCATGTCGAACCAATGGGAATATCAATTTAGCTGAAAGATTAATGAAGTACCTCTATGAGTTGGATCCAGGTGTGGATTCCAACTATGTGCTTTTGGCCAATATATATGCAGCGGATGGTAGGTGGGATGGTGCAAGTAGAGTTAGGAATACCATGAAAGCCCTCGGAATACAAAAGACGCCGGGGTTTAGTTCAGTTGAGATCGACTGTGACATTCATGAATTTGTGGCCGGTGATAAATCCCATGTTGACGCGGAGCATATATATTCAACCCTTGAGCTTCTCTCTTTTGAACTCAAATTATGTGGATATGTTCCAGAAAACATTGTGAGGGAATCATACGAGTTTGACTGA